One window of the Enterobacter huaxiensis genome contains the following:
- a CDS encoding fimbrial protein: MFNGLIYSINVKRSVVPGSIALLLFMSQTCLATECAFGDGHGGTTTLINAEYKGGPIRLPSPGTSFNSVGNGVFNINLSPGIQADCNNGTNGNSLMSQTAPGLMVGSHSGNAIFATNIPGIGFTLRVHTAESDGGSGGYFATNTTGWKDLTGGQPTENWDNKWINTSAQIFIGPEYKGNPDKVTVLTPKAGTIGQMGLGDPNDSDNRPWTFIVNESSFQIPIVLPTCDTVMLSNGGNDVDLGDYYVSDIKNNHIRDIPFAIQVSNCTSVATFTTKLTATNVTGASSDLLGNTLTSAAEGAGVKIVYDGTTQLIPNSAASAYALTDSAIPGSKEIGFIAQLVSNGSTVKPGSFKATGVFTLSYD, encoded by the coding sequence ATGTTCAACGGCTTAATTTATAGCATTAATGTTAAAAGGTCAGTGGTTCCAGGATCCATTGCCTTGTTGCTGTTCATGAGCCAGACATGCCTGGCAACTGAGTGCGCATTTGGTGACGGACACGGCGGTACAACAACGCTAATCAATGCCGAATATAAAGGTGGCCCGATACGCCTTCCTTCCCCAGGGACATCTTTTAACTCTGTCGGCAATGGGGTATTCAATATCAACCTGTCGCCCGGTATCCAGGCAGACTGCAACAACGGAACCAATGGCAACAGCCTGATGTCACAAACTGCCCCTGGACTCATGGTGGGTAGCCATAGCGGTAATGCCATCTTTGCAACCAATATTCCGGGTATCGGGTTTACATTAAGGGTGCATACGGCTGAATCAGACGGGGGGTCTGGCGGTTATTTTGCCACAAACACCACCGGCTGGAAGGACCTAACCGGGGGGCAACCTACGGAAAACTGGGACAATAAGTGGATTAACACTTCAGCGCAGATTTTTATCGGCCCCGAGTATAAGGGGAACCCGGATAAAGTCACCGTTCTAACGCCTAAAGCGGGGACTATTGGTCAGATGGGGCTTGGCGATCCTAATGACAGTGATAACCGTCCGTGGACATTTATTGTAAATGAAAGCTCGTTTCAGATCCCTATTGTTCTTCCCACTTGCGATACGGTGATGCTATCAAATGGCGGAAATGATGTTGATTTAGGGGATTACTATGTATCCGATATTAAAAATAATCACATCAGAGATATTCCTTTTGCCATTCAGGTAAGTAACTGCACCAGCGTAGCAACGTTCACTACCAAACTCACAGCCACAAATGTGACCGGTGCCAGCAGCGACCTACTGGGTAATACGCTTACGTCGGCAGCTGAAGGGGCGGGTGTAAAAATTGTGTATGATGGAACGACCCAATTAATTCCGAATAGCGCGGCCTCAGCCTATGCGTTGACTGATAGCGCAATTCCTGGCTCAAAAGAAATTGGTTTTATCGCACAGCTGGTTTCCAATGGAAGCACAGTGAAACCCGGCTCGTTTAAAGCCACTGGCGTGTTCACCCTTTCCT